A part of Leptospira congkakensis genomic DNA contains:
- a CDS encoding alpha/beta hydrolase, whose translation MNKIKKYTISGLIFSIILLSAIAYYFSSLVLYPNVKCNLDHHVFCNGPSEVGLEYEEVEIKTADNLNLVNYWIPAKQSKGTIILVHGHGGQRNEGIRFAKSLHDAGYNLLLLSLRRNHGGFASMGFHEQKDVDAAIEFLKSKGYEKIGIFGFSMGSATSIIAMANHPEIQAGIFSSGYGSAIDVLVESAKRDFGIPYYPLIPVVKLALNLRGDMDIDSVRPIDKIASISPRPIAIFHCTKDDYVDYHHAKDLFAKAGEPKSLWSPECNRHERLWNFAPKEAESRAVGFFQKYLK comes from the coding sequence ATGAACAAGATCAAAAAATACACAATTTCTGGATTGATTTTCAGTATCATTTTACTAAGTGCTATCGCCTATTATTTTTCCAGTTTAGTTCTTTATCCAAATGTAAAGTGTAATTTAGACCACCATGTTTTCTGCAACGGACCTAGTGAAGTTGGATTAGAATATGAAGAAGTCGAAATCAAAACAGCGGACAATTTGAACCTTGTTAATTACTGGATTCCCGCCAAACAATCCAAAGGTACAATCATTCTTGTCCATGGACATGGAGGACAAAGAAATGAGGGAATTCGGTTTGCGAAAAGCCTTCACGATGCCGGATACAATTTACTCCTACTTAGTTTACGTCGTAACCATGGAGGATTTGCATCCATGGGATTTCATGAACAAAAAGACGTGGATGCAGCCATTGAATTTTTAAAATCAAAAGGCTATGAAAAAATTGGAATCTTTGGATTCTCCATGGGTTCTGCCACAAGTATCATAGCAATGGCAAACCATCCAGAAATCCAGGCGGGTATTTTTAGCAGTGGTTATGGAAGTGCCATTGATGTTCTTGTAGAATCAGCAAAACGTGATTTTGGAATCCCATACTACCCACTGATTCCGGTAGTCAAACTAGCGCTCAACTTACGCGGCGATATGGACATTGATTCAGTAAGACCCATTGATAAAATTGCATCCATCAGTCCAAGACCCATTGCCATCTTTCACTGTACAAAGGATGATTATGTAGATTACCATCACGCAAAAGATTTGTTTGCAAAAGCGGGAGAACCAAAATCTCTTTGGTCTCCCGAATGCAATCGGCATGAGCGCCTTTGGAATTTTGCTCCCAAGGAAGCGGAGTCTAGAGCAGTAGGATTTTTTCAAAAGTATTTGAAATAG
- a CDS encoding DUF1499 domain-containing protein has protein sequence MESALTVFFICCMSVLSPLSGVSDGELRGCPPSPNCVSSQSMQYNIVHKVDPITYTTSRQVAYERISKYFHDSENIWISEEKEGEYIRVIFFTKVFRFPDRVEVYFPEGKQEAQVRSQSIFGFWDIFANRRRVNQFRELLAKEESQ, from the coding sequence ATGGAATCTGCGCTAACGGTATTTTTTATTTGTTGTATGAGTGTTCTGAGTCCTCTTTCTGGGGTGAGTGATGGCGAACTGAGAGGTTGTCCACCTTCACCTAACTGCGTTTCTAGTCAAAGTATGCAGTACAACATTGTTCATAAAGTGGATCCAATCACGTATACAACATCAAGGCAGGTTGCCTATGAAAGAATTTCCAAATACTTCCACGACTCCGAGAACATTTGGATCAGTGAAGAGAAGGAAGGCGAATACATTCGAGTGATTTTTTTCACAAAGGTTTTTCGATTTCCTGACAGAGTCGAAGTATATTTTCCCGAGGGAAAACAAGAAGCACAGGTTCGTTCTCAGTCCATCTTTGGTTTTTGGGATATTTTTGCCAACAGAAGGCGGGTGAATCAGTTTAGAGAGTTACTCGCGAAAGAAGAATCACAATAA
- a CDS encoding FAD-dependent oxidoreductase, whose translation MKPIFCYQVPIVVGSGVSGGAVAMMNPDVVIYDKGRSLGGRVSGKSKDSFSYDFGATMFRDIMEVHWLGGETKYSIIEIWKSKHIQLQVKPIYDGSHFYPINGMAEIVSAMIGNVKPIQRQILKKIEVAGEETWNLEFENSETKESNTVCSHSVILTLPIPQILEIFERSEKNSKIQSWIDFLEPFNDYRKTLVSYFYWDQWKPDWKSLGLDPFSIIPITTSLDRGSDWEYQSWESLKYPNEFKEGSALLVQFGAIFSESHFEDWMEENKKPKAKYEEYFIQELKTKFGAPPPNIIWNHRWKYAQAQLPLLGREGPLQLDGANFEEWKKLCKETRITILGDWLFGSKIERIVGGIYFLNHNALL comes from the coding sequence GTGAAACCAATTTTTTGTTACCAGGTTCCAATTGTAGTAGGTTCTGGAGTTTCTGGCGGAGCTGTGGCCATGATGAATCCCGATGTGGTTATTTATGATAAGGGAAGATCTCTTGGAGGTCGAGTCTCAGGCAAATCAAAAGATTCTTTTTCCTATGATTTTGGAGCCACAATGTTTCGAGATATAATGGAAGTCCACTGGTTAGGCGGGGAAACAAAATATTCCATTATAGAAATTTGGAAATCAAAACATATCCAATTACAAGTAAAACCAATCTATGACGGATCCCATTTTTATCCGATAAATGGGATGGCAGAAATTGTCTCAGCAATGATCGGCAATGTAAAACCTATCCAAAGGCAGATTTTAAAAAAGATAGAGGTTGCTGGCGAAGAAACTTGGAATTTAGAATTTGAAAACTCTGAAACAAAAGAATCAAATACAGTTTGTTCCCACTCAGTCATCCTGACCCTTCCTATACCACAAATTTTGGAAATTTTTGAAAGGTCAGAAAAAAATTCAAAAATCCAAAGTTGGATTGATTTTTTAGAACCATTCAACGATTACCGCAAAACATTGGTTAGCTATTTTTATTGGGATCAATGGAAACCGGATTGGAAATCACTTGGTCTGGATCCTTTTTCTATCATACCAATTACAACCAGTTTAGATCGAGGTTCCGACTGGGAGTATCAAAGTTGGGAAAGTCTCAAATATCCAAACGAATTTAAAGAAGGTTCTGCCCTTCTCGTTCAATTTGGAGCCATTTTTTCAGAATCCCATTTTGAAGATTGGATGGAGGAAAACAAAAAACCAAAAGCAAAGTACGAAGAGTATTTCATCCAAGAATTGAAAACAAAGTTTGGTGCCCCTCCACCTAATATAATTTGGAACCATAGATGGAAATATGCACAGGCTCAACTCCCACTCCTGGGTCGGGAAGGCCCATTACAGCTTGACGGCGCAAACTTTGAAGAATGGAAAAAACTTTGTAAAGAAACAAGAATCACCATTCTTGGTGATTGGTTGTTCGGATCGAAAATAGAAAGGATAGTTGGGGGAATTTATTTTTTGAACCACAATGCGTTATTGTGA
- a CDS encoding methyltransferase, with the protein MRNQFLDKQKKIVVGDPMTDAIWDSFLPQKFQILSPYQWTPISVIERTWKFLSEDEVKSVVDLGSGVGKFCIYLSLVSGKSFPIFGLEDREELVLVSKSIADHWGTENVQWKTTNFLKQFPFGHSHYYCFNPLYETMKGHHSIDDSKEKSAGQFVKDLQTFKQNLVLLPSKTKLITFHGFGGSYLPGFRTILKEEIAGGEFRVWEKE; encoded by the coding sequence ATGAGAAACCAATTTTTGGATAAACAAAAGAAAATCGTCGTAGGGGATCCAATGACAGATGCGATTTGGGATTCTTTCCTTCCTCAGAAATTCCAAATACTATCACCTTACCAATGGACACCTATTTCTGTGATTGAAAGAACTTGGAAATTTCTTTCAGAAGATGAAGTAAAGTCGGTTGTAGATTTAGGTTCCGGAGTGGGAAAGTTTTGTATTTATTTATCTTTAGTTTCAGGTAAGTCTTTTCCCATTTTTGGTTTGGAAGACAGAGAAGAATTGGTTTTAGTTTCAAAATCTATTGCGGACCATTGGGGTACAGAAAATGTCCAATGGAAAACAACTAATTTCCTAAAACAATTTCCCTTTGGTCATTCTCATTATTATTGTTTTAATCCTTTGTATGAAACGATGAAAGGTCATCATTCAATTGATGATTCAAAAGAAAAATCCGCAGGTCAATTTGTAAAAGATCTACAAACTTTTAAACAAAATTTAGTTTTGTTGCCATCAAAAACGAAACTAATCACCTTCCATGGGTTTGGTGGAAGTTATTTGCCAGGGTTTCGAACTATATTAAAAGAAGAAATTGCGGGAGGAGAATTCAGAGTTTGGGAAAAAGAATGA